The Tolypothrix sp. NIES-4075 DNA window GTAAGTTTGAGTGATATACTCAGCAATATTTCCGCTACCAGCGCTAGGCTCTAAAATTCGCCAATTTGGTTCAATATCTGCCAGTTGAACAAGCCGTTGACAGACGGGTTTGGGAGTAGGAAAGAAATCTCCAGATTTCATGCCAATGATTTCTAACTCAAGCTTATTAAGTTGTTGCTTGGTAGTATCAATTGCTTCAGGTTTTACTACCTGTTGAATTTCTGTTATTGCTGATATGATTTCGCCTGATGTATTTAACCCGGCGCGACTGAGAGATTTTACCCAGTCTTGGTAATATTCGCCTTCTAGTATTTCTTGGACTTTCTGGCTAGTTTCTCCACTTTGAGAAATCCTAAATAGCACTTGCACCTCTGATTTGCGAGATATACCGCGTAGTATTGGTGGGATATTTCCTATTTCCCACATTTGTGCGATCGCAAATAGCCAAGACTGGATAATCTCAAGTTCAATTCCTTCTTGGATTATCCCTTTAGCTATAGTTTTACGGCGCTTTGTTGCCCTTTGATTCCCAATAGTAGGATTTTTCTTTTGGTCAATAGTTGACTGCATTGAGGCAGCTAGCTTGCGGAGAGTTTCTGCTTTTTCTAAGTTAGGAATATTGAAAATATCTAGTGATGAGTTATCCTCGTTGTAGGACAGATTCAGTAGAGATAGTTGCATTGCTAGATTCCTTTAAATCTTTAACGGCGCATTTAAGAATTAGGGAGGTTGGTACATTCCAAGTTTTTACCTCCCATTCAGTAGCTAATCGTTCTGAGTGACGGATAACTGCACTAGTACATTTGTTTTTTCGGAGAAGCCAATCTCTAAATTTTTCGGCTTGTTCTTTGGTATCAAACCCGAAATAGCTGGTTTTCCGGTTTCCCAAGGGATCAGTAATAGTTGCTACCCGACGTGAGAGGATATTGAGCGTCCAACCACCGTTAGAAGTAAGTTGGATTTTGGTGATATTTAATTCTGTTGGATTCATAATTCCACTTCAGGAATTGCTGCTAAATATTCCGTAGTTGATATTTCTCTTGCCAGCCATTTATCATGTGCTTCTTGAGGAGTTATTTTATCGGCTAAATGTTTCTTCTCATTGTTGTCTCCTATAAAAGGAGCGAGTGTTTCTTCTAGCCGTTCTTTGAAAGCCAAATGTTTATTTTCAGAGTAAGTAAACTGGTAGATACTATCAGTGTTGATGAACAAGTAAACTAGGCTTATTTGTTCTAATGGCATTTCAGTTCGTTCGTGAAGGAGAAATAATCTCAATTGGGTTTGCCACTTGCTCTCAAGAATTTCAAATTTAGGAGGTTTTTGAATTGTCCAGTCAAACCCAACTACTTGATTTTCACCATAGATAATAAGGTCGCACTCGCTATAGAGAAGGATATCGTGATATAAATATTGAATTTGGGCGTTCCATTGTTTGTTTCCAAGGATGTTTAGAAAAGGTTTTACCTTATCGACCCAGTTATTAATTTGGGGATATTCCTTTAATAAAGATTCGACTGGTAGCCCTAACCCAATTTGTTGCATGACGAGGTGAAACTGACCTCCAGCAACTTCGGATTCACTTTTTAGAGTGAGATTAGAATAATTTATCGTTGATAAACCCTCTGGATGATGTTCGACTAGCTCAAGTGTTTTGTGATTGAATCGATTCATAAAAATTTATCCCAAATTTGTTTTTTGGGATAAATTTGCGTGAGCTATTTGTGGTGATTTGTCTACGGCATATAGTATTTTTTCAGATTGTCGATACTTGCGTATAAACTTCGGGTTGACATTGTTTTGAGGTCAAAATAACTGGCGAACTTTTTTAACCCTCCCGTAAGGGTTAATTCTAGTAAGTACTGGGCTGCGATCGCACTCGTCATTTTATTGACAAATAGCGACTGATAATTTCGTGCTTGAATTTCCGCACATGAGAGGTTATTGTCAGTGAGTTCTTCCAGTTGAGGAACTAACAATTCCGGGTGAACCAGCGCCGGGGAGGGAAGATGCAACCAGAATTTAGGTTTGTCTGGGTTATTGGCAGCTTGAACTATATCAAAATTAGAGTGCGTTCCAACTACTATTTGGCCGGAGTGGTTGCTGTTTCCACAATCCAGCCAAAATAGCGATGCTGGCTCATTTGCACTGTTCAGTTTGAGAACTGAGTGAATTTTGCTCCTGGCGGCGCTGTTATCCACACAGCCAATAATTACCGTTAGGGTGTTCCATGAATTGGTGGTGCGAATCATGTCTTCTTCAAACCAGTCGCAAATGCCTGTAATCTCAATTCCATACTTGGCGCTGCATCTTGCAACCAGTGTTTGTACCTTTGGTAGCCCAATTTCAGCTCGTTGATAATTTTGGCGGGTGATATTCTTAAGTTCGACAGTATCGCCATCGACGATCGTAAAGTTAATTTCTTTCCTCGTGCGCTGGAGTTGCAGGATAATTCGACATAAGTCTTCTGCAAGAAACCCCCCTGTTCCTCCTGTTCCCACTAAGATAAAGTTGATACGGGTATGATTGCGAGGTAAGACGGGTAAAGCTTGTTGGTAAGCAATTAATTCGAGCATTTTACCTCTGGCGGAAGTTCAAATATTTGATTGGGGTTGATGTCGAAAAAGTGATTGTATATCCCGATGCGGGTATAGATTGTGGGAATGGTATTCAGTGTGCCGATGATCGCGAACACTCGGAATTTGCCTTTTTCTTCCTGATTGTCCACACTTGAAGGGTAAGCAGCTAGAGTTCCATGACTGTGTATTTCCATTAGCCCATCTGTATAGCTTGTATTAAGTGCGCTTTCTAAAGATAGGACGTGAGTAGAAGACGCAGTTTGCAGTGGCGTGTGACACCACCATTGGTTGTTTGTCACTCCCAAGTAGAATAGGATTTCCTGTTGGGGGTTGATACTGGCAGCATTGATAATATCAGCAATTACAAGGCTTGGGACTTTTGGGACTTTCAGGCGAAAGTAGGGTTCAAGGGGTTGGAGTCCAGCAACTTGAGTTTGAGTTAGTTGTAAGCAAACCTCTAACTCGCGGCGGTGCGATCGCAAGAAAAGCCCATTTGCTGCCAGCCAGTATTCCTGAAGTTTTTGGCTGTAGGGAGGAAAATTATTACTTGTAGCGAAGTGATAACCGATAAAGGCATTCATGGCTAATTGAACAAATGATTGATAATGTCTTCTGGGGTTGTGACTTTCCAGCTATGAACCGAAACGAGGTCACTTGAAGGGTAGGATTTGGCTTTAGACTCGTGCAATTTGATTAGTTGGTTGCAGATATTGTCGGGATGAGTTTTTGACTTGCCTTGGGACAAGTCCTTGTTAAAAGGTGATTTCCAGAATAGATCCCAGGTTTGGCTTATATTTGCAGCACTGCACATACCGGGAGAATTTCCCCCAAAGCAAATACTAGAGTCGTCCCAAACGTTAGGTAAAGGTGGCTTGTACAATTGCGCGTCTGGTTTAAATACCCTCCCTTTAACTGCCCAGAGGTAATATCTACTACCGCATCCAGCCAACAAAAGTGCAGGCATGGGGACAGTAATTACTTTCGTTTCCTGTCCCATAATTTGAATTTGATATTTTTGGGGAGAGTAAAACTGAATAATTGCCTCTCCCTCTGGATTTTTACCCCACCAAATCGTGTTACTAGAAAGCCATCCAGATGCGGCAGTTTTACTTGTGAAGGCTTTCTCGACTGCTTCAGGGGAAAGAAATTTGTACTTAGATTTTTTGCCTTCGTGTTCGACTAAAATAAACTGTCCTTTGAGGATAACTAACTGCGCTAGTAACTCATCTTGGGGAATATTTGCAAGCAGGATTTGCGATATACTTTCTAAGTTAATTATTGGTAATATATTTGTATATACATTCATGCTTTTGATGCTTGATTCCAAATTTTGACTGCTGCTTTTCGAGCAGGAAGAGATGTTTCTAGCAAGTGCGTAAGCTTATTTGATTTTTCCATCATCGAGATGGCTTCTTTCCACTTTTGACTGAGAAATATGATATTTTCATAAGTCCATTCCAGCCAATCGCTTGTTTCACACGTAACATCTAGCCAGATATTTTCAGTCGAGTAATCTATAATTCGTATGCCTGCATCTAAATATTGAAGAGGACTTTTGTAACGACGGCATAGCTTGACAAGTGTCTCGAAGTAAATTTATTCTGCTAGAGCAATGTAATCAGGAGTAAAACCAAAGTTTAGTTTCCATTGGCTGATATTGTACCCTTGCCCCATCAATGACAGTAGAAACTTATCCGAGTATTCCAGTTCCTCAAAATCTTCATTCCACCACTCAAGTCTTTGTGGTGACACAGGAATACTATTATGTTCAGGACTAAACTCAATCTCGTCGATATATTCTATTGGGAAGAGATGATCATTCACCAGTTGAATAAATTCAATTTCTCTATCCATATAGGCGCTTGCTGGATGTGATTGTTTATCAATATGAATGGTTGATTCTAGCCATTGTTCTGGGAATATTTTTTGATACAGGCTTAAGAGATTTACTCGTTCGGAGAGATTTTCTAGGTAGATAATTGCTGTTAAACAAGTAATGGGTATTTTGAATGATTGTATGTTTGCAAGCATAATTAATCAGCCGCCATAACTCATAGCGGCTATAAATTTGTTATTACAGTACGGGATATCTACTCGTAGTAGCAGGTTGATGCTGAAGACTTCGAGTTACTTTTTCGATGTAGCTTTCCCAATTTTGACCGAGCTTGATAGCTTTTTCTATCTCAGGCTGTAGGGTAATTAAATTTTCGAGACTAATTTGATTTTTTATCTCCAGAAGCTTTATCTGCCACCCTAACTTTAGTGCAGGATTTATTTCTTCAGAACTATTTTTCAATTCTCTGAATTGACTTCCCTTAGTACCTGCTTTTTTTACCAAACGAATTGAAACCGTATCATCAGTTGTTTGTCGTTCAATTTCGGCATTAGCATATTCTGGAAAGTAGACGCTAATGGCTGTTTTGAGGGTATTGTCATCTTGGGCGATCGCCTCATCAAGAGGAATTTCTTGTCCTTCGATAATCGCAATGTACTTCATGGTAATTAAAATAGTGACAGTTGGTTGTTAGGCGCGGGTGTTTTGTCTTTATCTTCAGACAGGTTACGCTTTTGTACTTGTCTTGATTGTTCCTGTCGATTCTGATGTATAGTCTGCTTTTCCATCCTTTGCTTGCAGATATCTAACATCTCTGGGAGAGATTTTTCTAAATCCTGTAGCAAGTTATTTATGACAGGATGAGATGTTATCTCAGCAACGTTAATTATCTTAATAATTGGAGGTGCGCCTTTGATTCCAATTGAGACAATTACTGTTTCAGAATTTGGTATTAGTTGAATGGTTATTAAGGTGGTTTTTGTGTCAGAATTACCTAAATCTATCTCGGTAGATGAATCTTGGTTTATAACTTCAGTGTTTACTAATTCATCTAATGTTTCTTCTAAATCGCTATTCTCCTGAATATCAGGATTAAAATCTCTACTGCTATAACTGTCTTCAAGGTTAGTTACATTCTCGTCAGGTGATATTTGACTGCTCATGATTAAGAGAGATTGGCTAATCTAAATAAGGTGCGGATAGTAATACCTGTCTTGTTAAAAGACTGCCATTTGTAGGTGCATTCGCCTGATTTGTACTTAGGAGAAAGTTGGCTCCAAGTGTCCCATGCTTTAAATAAAATGGGACTAACACTATGAAGTGCCATCCCAACTTGAATCCACGAATGGTAATCATCTGCAAATCGAGGGTGGATAACTTCAAGTAGTACAAGTGCGGTTTGGATATTTGT harbors:
- a CDS encoding SAM-dependent DNA methyltransferase; amino-acid sequence: MQLSLLNLSYNEDNSSLDIFNIPNLEKAETLRKLAASMQSTIDQKKNPTIGNQRATKRRKTIAKGIIQEGIELEIIQSWLFAIAQMWEIGNIPPILRGISRKSEVQVLFRISQSGETSQKVQEILEGEYYQDWVKSLSRAGLNTSGEIISAITEIQQVVKPEAIDTTKQQLNKLELEIIGMKSGDFFPTPKPVCQRLVQLADIEPNWRILEPSAGSGNIAEYITQTYPNVQIEVVEVNYNLRQILELKGFNLLGKNFLEFNPSHLYNACIMNPPFCELVEHIYQAWKLIISGGVLVSVVPESVFFNRKYQSFKEWLQSNNSYVELVDKDALLSSNNPTNVATRIIKIIKP
- a CDS encoding prokaryotic E2 ligase family D protein, producing the protein MNVYTNILPIINLESISQILLANIPQDELLAQLVILKGQFILVEHEGKKSKYKFLSPEAVEKAFTSKTAASGWLSSNTIWWGKNPEGEAIIQFYSPQKYQIQIMGQETKVITVPMPALLLAGCGSRYYLWAVKGRVFKPDAQLYKPPLPNVWDDSSICFGGNSPGMCSAANISQTWDLFWKSPFNKDLSQGKSKTHPDNICNQLIKLHESKAKSYPSSDLVSVHSWKVTTPEDIINHLFN
- a CDS encoding ThiF family adenylyltransferase, translated to MLELIAYQQALPVLPRNHTRINFILVGTGGTGGFLAEDLCRIILQLQRTRKEINFTIVDGDTVELKNITRQNYQRAEIGLPKVQTLVARCSAKYGIEITGICDWFEEDMIRTTNSWNTLTVIIGCVDNSAARSKIHSVLKLNSANEPASLFWLDCGNSNHSGQIVVGTHSNFDIVQAANNPDKPKFWLHLPSPALVHPELLVPQLEELTDNNLSCAEIQARNYQSLFVNKMTSAIAAQYLLELTLTGGLKKFASYFDLKTMSTRSLYASIDNLKKYYMP
- a CDS encoding Mov34/MPN/PAD-1 family protein, whose amino-acid sequence is MNAFIGYHFATSNNFPPYSQKLQEYWLAANGLFLRSHRRELEVCLQLTQTQVAGLQPLEPYFRLKVPKVPSLVIADIINAASINPQQEILFYLGVTNNQWWCHTPLQTASSTHVLSLESALNTSYTDGLMEIHSHGTLAAYPSSVDNQEEKGKFRVFAIIGTLNTIPTIYTRIGIYNHFFDINPNQIFELPPEVKCSN